The following are from one region of the Cyanobium sp. ATX 6F1 genome:
- the sfsA gene encoding DNA/RNA nuclease SfsA, with protein MSAQVPAHPSAPVPVLRFEPLVEGVLRKRYKRFLADIELADGQLVTAHCPNTGPMTGVLIPGGRVRLRHDPRPERKLAWTWEQAEVPGADGTPIWVGVNTALPNRLVRATIEAGLLEPWLGPIGAIRPEVAYGAGKRSRIDLLLIPSEAAPDPRPIYLEVKNTTWSEGTLALFPDTVTERGQKHLVELIDLLPEARGVLVPCLSRADVERFAPGDTADPRYGALFRQALSAGVEVLPCRYRFSAEAVHWLGLASLDGQA; from the coding sequence ATGTCCGCGCAGGTCCCCGCCCACCCATCGGCCCCCGTTCCCGTGCTCCGTTTCGAGCCCCTGGTGGAGGGGGTGTTGCGCAAGCGCTACAAGCGCTTCCTGGCGGACATCGAACTGGCCGATGGGCAGCTGGTGACGGCCCACTGCCCGAACACCGGCCCAATGACCGGCGTGCTGATCCCCGGCGGCCGCGTGCGCCTGCGCCACGACCCCCGGCCCGAGCGCAAGCTGGCCTGGACCTGGGAGCAGGCGGAGGTGCCCGGGGCCGATGGGACCCCGATCTGGGTGGGGGTGAACACGGCCCTGCCCAACCGCCTGGTGCGGGCGACGATCGAGGCTGGGCTCCTGGAGCCCTGGCTGGGGCCGATCGGCGCGATCCGGCCCGAGGTGGCCTACGGCGCCGGAAAGCGCAGCCGCATCGACCTGCTGCTCATCCCCAGCGAAGCAGCGCCGGACCCGCGGCCGATCTACTTAGAGGTCAAGAACACCACCTGGAGCGAGGGCACCCTGGCCCTGTTCCCCGACACCGTCACCGAACGCGGGCAGAAACACCTGGTGGAGCTCATCGATCTGCTTCCCGAGGCCCGAGGGGTGCTGGTGCCTTGCCTGAGCCGCGCCGATGTGGAGCGCTTCGCCCCTGGCGATACCGCCGACCCGCGCTATGGAGCCCTGTTCCGTCAGGCCCTGAGCGCCGGCGTGGAGGTGTTGCCCTGCCGCTACCGCTTCAGCGCCGAAGCCGTGCACTGGCTGGGCCTGGCGAGCCTGGATGGTCAGGCGTGA
- the glyA gene encoding serine hydroxymethyltransferase → MADLSGMALNQSLASADPAIAALIAKELHRQQSHLELIASENFTSKAVMEAQGSVLTNKYAEGLPHKRYYGGCEHVDAIEELAIERAKQLFGAAWANVQPHSGAQANFAVFLALLQPGDTILGMDLSHGGHLTHGSPVNVSGKWFKAFHYGVDPTTEQISFESVRQLALEHRPKLIICGYSAYPRTIDFAAFRAIADEVGAYLLADMAHIAGLVATGDHPSPIPHCHVVTTTTHKTLRGPRGGLILTGDAEFGKQFDKAVFPGSQGGPLEHVIAAKAVAFGEALQPSFRAYSARVVTNAQALAGRLIERGIRVVSGGTDNHIVLLDLRSVGLTGKQADALVSDINITANKNTVPFDPESPFVTSGLRLGSAALTTRGFDADAFIEVADVIADRLQQPEDVAIELRCRERVAALADRFPLYGPARELQPV, encoded by the coding sequence ATGGCGGACCTCTCGGGCATGGCCCTCAACCAGTCGTTGGCCAGCGCCGACCCTGCGATTGCGGCCCTGATCGCCAAGGAGCTGCACCGTCAGCAGAGCCATCTGGAGCTGATCGCCAGCGAGAACTTCACCTCCAAGGCGGTGATGGAGGCCCAGGGCTCGGTGCTCACCAACAAGTACGCCGAGGGGCTCCCCCACAAGCGTTACTACGGCGGATGCGAGCACGTCGACGCGATCGAGGAGTTGGCGATTGAGCGGGCCAAGCAGCTGTTCGGGGCCGCCTGGGCCAATGTGCAGCCCCACAGCGGCGCCCAGGCCAACTTCGCCGTCTTTTTGGCCCTGCTCCAACCCGGCGACACAATCCTGGGGATGGACCTCTCCCACGGCGGCCACCTCACCCACGGCTCGCCGGTGAATGTGTCGGGCAAGTGGTTCAAGGCCTTCCACTACGGCGTGGATCCGACCACCGAGCAGATAAGTTTCGAGTCCGTGCGCCAGCTGGCCCTGGAGCACCGTCCCAAACTGATCATCTGCGGCTACTCCGCCTATCCGCGCACGATCGACTTCGCCGCCTTCCGGGCCATCGCCGATGAGGTGGGGGCCTACCTGCTCGCTGACATGGCCCACATCGCCGGCCTGGTGGCCACGGGCGACCACCCCAGCCCCATCCCCCACTGCCACGTCGTCACCACCACCACCCACAAGACCCTGCGGGGCCCCCGCGGCGGCCTGATCCTCACGGGCGACGCCGAGTTCGGCAAACAGTTCGACAAGGCGGTGTTCCCCGGCAGCCAGGGGGGCCCCCTGGAGCACGTGATCGCCGCCAAGGCCGTGGCCTTCGGCGAGGCCCTGCAACCGTCCTTCCGCGCCTACAGCGCCAGGGTGGTCACCAATGCCCAGGCCCTGGCGGGCCGATTGATCGAGCGGGGGATCCGGGTGGTCTCCGGTGGCACCGACAACCACATCGTGCTGCTTGACCTGCGTTCGGTGGGCCTCACCGGCAAGCAGGCCGACGCCCTGGTGAGCGACATCAACATCACCGCCAACAAGAACACGGTGCCGTTCGATCCCGAATCCCCCTTCGTCACCAGTGGCCTGCGGCTGGGCAGCGCCGCCCTCACCACCCGGGGCTTCGATGCTGACGCCTTCATCGAGGTGGCCGATGTGATCGCCGACCGGCTGCAGCAGCCCGAGGATGTGGCGATCGAGTTGCGCTGCCGTGAGCGGGTGGCGGCCCTGGCGGACCGGTTCCCCCTCTATGGCCCGGCCCGTGAATTGCAGCCCGTTTGA
- a CDS encoding pentapeptide repeat-containing protein: MAAHPFPAWIRWLQGAAAGAVLLAGASLAASPLPPTEPGATPIALAPFRALAPWPSCRGCDLRGVDLRGRHLIGLDLRGADLSGADLRGANLEGADLSGARLVGARLENATLSNADLADVDLRGADLRGSVAIHALSPGARTEGIRIAGADLYGSDLVIGGPDGGPPPLPPLP, from the coding sequence ATGGCTGCCCATCCTTTCCCCGCCTGGATTCGCTGGCTGCAGGGTGCCGCCGCGGGGGCGGTTCTCTTGGCGGGAGCTTCCCTGGCGGCTTCTCCCCTGCCGCCGACTGAGCCCGGCGCCACGCCCATTGCGCTGGCGCCGTTCCGTGCCCTCGCCCCCTGGCCCAGCTGCCGGGGCTGCGATCTGCGCGGCGTCGACCTGCGGGGCCGTCACTTGATCGGCCTGGATCTGCGCGGCGCCGATCTCAGCGGCGCTGACCTGCGCGGGGCCAACCTGGAGGGGGCCGACCTGAGCGGCGCCCGGCTGGTGGGCGCCCGCCTGGAGAACGCCACCCTCAGCAATGCCGATCTGGCCGACGTTGATCTGCGGGGAGCTGATCTGCGCGGGTCGGTGGCGATCCATGCCCTCTCACCCGGTGCCCGCACCGAGGGGATCCGCATCGCCGGTGCCGATCTCTACGGCAGTGATCTGGTGATCGGCGGCCCTGATGGCGGTCCACCGCCGCTGCCGCCCCTTCCCTGA
- the leuC gene encoding 3-isopropylmalate dehydratase large subunit: protein MSAGTLYDKVWDLHSVAELPGGATQLFIGLHLIHEVTTPQAFDGLRDLGLGVRHPERTVGTVDHIVPTSSQARPFADPLAEAMLVALERNCAEHGITLHGIGSGRQGIVHVIAPELGLTQPGMTVACGDSHTSTHGAFGAIAFGIGTSQVRDVLASQSLALGKLKVRRIWVEGRLPMGVYAKDLVLHIIRILGVKGGVGYAYEFAGPAIEALSMEERMTLCNMAIEGGARCGYVNPDATTFAYLKGRPAAPSGEAWERAVAWWSTLASGADAVFDDEVRFAASALSPTVTWGITPGQGIGVDETVPTPEQIEPDERPIAEEAYRYMDLVPGAPIAGLPVDVCFIGSCTNGRLSDLQAAAVVAKGRHVAPGIRAFVVPGSEQVAAAAEAEGLDLVFKAAGFEWREPGCSMCLAMNPDRLEGRQISASSSNRNFKGRQGSVSGRTLLMSPAMVAAAAVTGHVSDVRTLLAP from the coding sequence GTGAGCGCCGGCACCCTCTACGACAAGGTCTGGGATCTGCACAGCGTGGCGGAGCTGCCCGGCGGGGCCACCCAGCTGTTCATCGGGCTGCACCTGATCCATGAGGTCACCACCCCCCAGGCCTTCGACGGCCTGAGGGATCTGGGCCTCGGGGTGCGTCACCCCGAGCGCACCGTGGGCACGGTGGATCACATCGTTCCCACCAGCTCCCAGGCCCGCCCCTTCGCCGATCCCCTGGCCGAGGCGATGCTCGTCGCCCTGGAGCGCAACTGCGCCGAGCACGGCATCACCCTGCACGGAATCGGCAGTGGCCGCCAGGGGATCGTGCACGTGATCGCCCCCGAGCTCGGTCTCACCCAGCCCGGCATGACCGTCGCCTGCGGCGACTCCCACACCTCCACCCATGGGGCCTTCGGGGCGATCGCCTTCGGCATCGGCACCAGCCAGGTGCGCGACGTGCTCGCAAGCCAGAGCCTCGCCCTGGGCAAGCTGAAAGTGCGCCGGATCTGGGTGGAGGGGCGTCTGCCGATGGGCGTCTACGCCAAGGATCTGGTGCTGCACATCATTCGCATCCTCGGGGTGAAGGGGGGCGTGGGCTACGCCTATGAATTCGCCGGCCCCGCGATCGAGGCCCTTTCGATGGAGGAGCGCATGACCCTCTGCAACATGGCGATCGAGGGCGGCGCCCGTTGCGGTTATGTCAACCCCGACGCCACCACCTTCGCCTACCTCAAGGGGCGCCCCGCCGCCCCCTCCGGAGAAGCCTGGGAGCGGGCTGTCGCCTGGTGGAGCACCCTGGCCAGCGGAGCCGACGCGGTCTTCGACGACGAGGTGCGCTTCGCTGCGAGCGCCCTCTCCCCCACGGTCACCTGGGGGATCACCCCGGGCCAGGGCATCGGTGTGGATGAAACCGTGCCCACCCCTGAGCAGATCGAGCCTGATGAGCGCCCGATCGCTGAGGAGGCCTACCGCTACATGGATCTGGTGCCGGGCGCCCCGATCGCCGGGCTGCCGGTGGACGTGTGCTTCATCGGCAGTTGCACCAACGGTCGCCTGAGCGATCTGCAGGCCGCCGCCGTGGTGGCCAAGGGTCGCCACGTGGCCCCCGGGATCCGCGCCTTCGTGGTGCCGGGTTCCGAGCAGGTGGCCGCCGCCGCCGAAGCGGAGGGCCTCGATCTGGTGTTCAAGGCGGCGGGCTTTGAGTGGCGCGAACCCGGCTGCTCCATGTGTCTGGCGATGAACCCCGATCGCCTCGAGGGCCGCCAGATCAGCGCCAGCTCCAGCAACCGCAACTTCAAAGGGCGCCAGGGTTCGGTGAGCGGCCGCACCCTGCTGATGAGTCCGGCGATGGTGGCCGCCGCCGCCGTCACCGGCCATGTCTCCGATGTGCGCACGCTGCTGGCCCCTTGA
- the murJ gene encoding murein biosynthesis integral membrane protein MurJ, translating into MAKSLRRIALIVAVATALSKVAGLVRQQVIAAAFGVGAAYDAYNYAYVLPGFLLILLGGINGPFHSAMVSVLARRPRAEGAHVLAAINTLVGVGLIGVTIVLVLAADPLIRLVGPALAPDIHANAVIQLRWMAPMALFAGLIGLGFGALNAADEFWLPSVSPLLSSVAVIAGLGILWWQVGPAIAAPDQAMLGGAVLAGSTLLGAVLQWLIQLPALARQGLGQLRLVWDWRHEGVREVLQVMGPATLSSGMLQINVFTDLFFASGILGAAAGLGYAGLLVQTPLGLLSNALLVPLLPVFARLTAPQDRPELIGRIRQGLMLSTASMLPLGALFVALAGPIVALVYQRGAFNGGATALVTGLLMAYGVGMPAYLGRDVIVRVFYALGDGTTPFRFSMAGIGLNVVFDWTLVGGPTPWGLQLPALNFGAPGLVLATVAVNLITCLGLLLALQKRLGGLPLRVWGRDSLQLLAAAIAAGLVAWGLSLAVDWPATLVGRLFETSVCGAVGLVVYGALASAIGVPEARQLTADLRRRLLALLPGAR; encoded by the coding sequence ATGGCGAAGTCCCTGCGCCGCATCGCCCTGATCGTTGCGGTGGCCACGGCCCTGAGCAAGGTGGCCGGCCTGGTGCGTCAGCAGGTGATCGCCGCCGCCTTCGGGGTGGGGGCGGCCTATGACGCCTACAACTACGCCTACGTGCTCCCGGGGTTTCTGCTGATCCTGCTGGGGGGCATCAACGGGCCGTTCCACAGCGCCATGGTCAGCGTGCTGGCCCGGCGTCCCCGCGCCGAGGGGGCCCATGTGCTGGCGGCGATCAACACCCTGGTGGGGGTGGGCCTGATCGGGGTGACGATCGTGCTGGTGCTGGCCGCCGATCCGCTGATCCGTCTGGTGGGGCCGGCCCTGGCGCCGGACATCCATGCCAACGCCGTGATCCAGCTGCGCTGGATGGCGCCGATGGCCCTGTTCGCGGGTCTGATCGGCCTGGGCTTCGGGGCCCTCAACGCCGCCGATGAGTTCTGGCTGCCTTCGGTGAGCCCGCTGCTCTCGAGCGTGGCGGTGATCGCAGGCCTGGGGATCCTCTGGTGGCAGGTGGGTCCGGCGATTGCCGCCCCCGACCAGGCAATGCTGGGGGGGGCGGTGCTGGCGGGCTCGACCCTCCTGGGGGCGGTGCTGCAGTGGCTGATCCAGCTGCCCGCCCTCGCTCGTCAGGGGCTCGGCCAGCTCCGCCTGGTCTGGGACTGGCGCCACGAGGGGGTGCGGGAGGTGCTGCAGGTGATGGGGCCGGCCACCCTCTCCTCGGGGATGCTGCAGATCAATGTGTTCACCGATCTGTTCTTCGCTTCAGGGATCCTGGGGGCGGCGGCCGGCCTCGGCTATGCCGGTCTGCTGGTGCAGACACCCCTGGGGCTGCTCTCCAATGCCCTGCTGGTGCCGCTGCTGCCCGTGTTCGCTCGGCTCACGGCGCCGCAGGACCGGCCTGAGCTGATCGGTCGCATCCGCCAGGGGTTGATGCTCTCCACCGCCAGCATGCTGCCTCTGGGAGCTTTGTTCGTGGCCCTGGCCGGGCCGATCGTGGCACTCGTCTACCAGCGGGGCGCCTTCAACGGCGGCGCCACGGCCCTGGTGACCGGGTTGCTGATGGCCTACGGGGTTGGCATGCCGGCCTACCTGGGTCGGGATGTGATCGTGCGGGTCTTCTATGCCCTGGGCGATGGCACCACCCCCTTCCGCTTTTCGATGGCGGGCATCGGCCTGAACGTGGTCTTCGACTGGACCCTGGTGGGCGGCCCCACCCCCTGGGGCCTGCAGCTGCCGGCCCTCAACTTCGGCGCCCCCGGGCTGGTGCTGGCGACGGTGGCCGTCAACCTGATCACCTGCCTGGGGCTGCTCTTGGCGCTGCAGAAGCGGCTGGGGGGCCTGCCCCTGCGCGTCTGGGGCCGCGACAGCCTGCAGCTGCTGGCCGCGGCGATCGCCGCTGGTCTGGTGGCCTGGGGCCTTTCGCTGGCCGTGGACTGGCCCGCAACCCTGGTCGGACGACTGTTCGAAACCAGTGTCTGTGGTGCCGTGGGCCTGGTGGTCTACGGGGCCCTGGCCAGCGCCATTGGTGTGCCGGAGGCCCGTCAGCTCACGGCTGATCTGCGCCGAAGGCTGTTGGCGCTGCTACCTGGCGCTCGCTAG
- a CDS encoding glycosyltransferase family 4 protein, whose translation MTITSNPVAVAMITFVSAALLTAVIVPLVRRLGLRWGLIDQPDARKQHTIPMVRLGGVGIVAGFALALALVWGLGWFGSLEPAKDQLIWTTLAGSLCFFVIGLGDDLFALPPLPRLAAQVAVAMAVWSQGVRIGALDLPFNPAGPGSGAIGLPDGLSLLATVIWLVGITNAINWLDGLDGLAAGVGGIAAIGLISVSFSLNQSAAGVLAAALAGACLGFLRYNFNPARIFMGDGGSYFLGFALASISIVGPAKALTTVSVLLPLLILSLPLADMSAVIMGRLSAGRSPFYPDRRHLHHRLLRAGFSHRRTVVLIYAFTQWLAALALVLANAEMRFLWLGLATAVLIGVIIVSRHQMAALVSNEEVESVAEGSPHPDSAGIEPHR comes from the coding sequence GTGACGATCACCAGCAACCCGGTTGCCGTCGCGATGATCACCTTCGTGAGCGCGGCCCTGCTCACCGCTGTGATTGTGCCGCTGGTGCGCCGTTTGGGGCTGCGCTGGGGCCTGATCGACCAGCCCGATGCCCGCAAGCAACACACCATTCCGATGGTGCGCCTGGGGGGCGTGGGCATCGTGGCCGGTTTCGCCCTCGCCCTGGCCCTGGTCTGGGGCCTGGGCTGGTTCGGCAGCCTGGAGCCCGCCAAGGACCAATTGATCTGGACCACCCTGGCGGGGTCCCTCTGTTTTTTTGTGATCGGCCTGGGCGACGACCTCTTCGCCCTGCCGCCCCTGCCACGGCTGGCGGCCCAGGTGGCGGTGGCGATGGCCGTCTGGAGCCAGGGGGTGCGCATCGGGGCCCTTGATCTGCCCTTCAACCCCGCGGGGCCCGGCAGTGGAGCGATCGGGCTGCCCGATGGCCTGAGCCTGCTGGCCACCGTGATCTGGCTGGTCGGCATCACCAATGCGATCAATTGGCTCGATGGGCTCGATGGTCTGGCGGCGGGGGTGGGCGGCATCGCCGCCATCGGCCTGATCTCGGTGAGCTTCAGCCTCAACCAGAGCGCCGCCGGGGTGCTGGCGGCGGCCCTGGCGGGGGCCTGCCTCGGCTTCCTTCGCTACAACTTCAACCCGGCCCGGATCTTCATGGGCGACGGGGGCTCCTATTTCCTCGGCTTCGCCCTGGCCTCGATCAGCATCGTCGGGCCGGCCAAAGCGCTCACCACCGTCAGCGTGCTGCTGCCGCTGTTGATTCTCTCGCTGCCCCTGGCCGACATGTCGGCGGTGATCATGGGGCGCCTCAGCGCCGGCCGCTCCCCCTTCTATCCCGACCGGCGGCACCTGCACCACCGCCTGCTGCGGGCGGGCTTCAGCCACCGCCGCACGGTGGTGCTGATCTATGCCTTCACCCAGTGGCTGGCGGCCCTGGCCCTGGTGCTGGCCAACGCTGAGATGCGCTTCCTCTGGCTGGGGTTGGCCACGGCGGTGCTGATCGGGGTGATCATCGTCAGCCGCCACCAGATGGCCGCCCTGGTGAGCAACGAGGAGGTCGAATCCGTCGCCGAGGGCTCCCCCCACCCGGATTCGGCCGGCATCGAACCCCACCGCTGA
- a CDS encoding competence/damage-inducible protein A → MTPTSSPSGVEILCIGTELLMGSILNGNARWLAEELASLGLPHYRQTVVGDNRARLIQAVREAAVRSSVLICTGGLGPTPDDLTTEALAAAFGAELQERAGVWADIQAKLSGRGRPMAASNRKQAWLPVGAELLANPTGTAPGMIWSPQPGFTLISFPGVPSELRAMWEQTARPWLKEHALDLGGSGGVYASRMLRFAGIGESNLAEQVADLLEGENPTLAPYAGLGDVKLRLTARAESEQAAAALLAPLEAELRQRTGLHCYGSGDDSLASVVLQLLRARGETLAVAESCTGGGIGAALAAVSGASDVFLGGVIAYANAVKQRLLGVSAELLEAHGAVSDPVALAMAEGARRLTGSTWAIAVTGIAGPGGGSDIKPVGLVHLAVAGPGGSTSEGVRFGDRRGRAGIQTLTVVEALNRMRLRLLTEKPEKA, encoded by the coding sequence GTGACCCCCACCTCGAGCCCCTCCGGTGTGGAAATCCTCTGCATCGGCACCGAGCTGCTGATGGGCTCGATCCTCAATGGCAACGCCCGTTGGCTGGCCGAGGAGCTGGCGTCTCTGGGCCTGCCCCACTACCGCCAGACCGTGGTCGGGGACAACCGGGCGCGGCTGATCCAGGCGGTGCGGGAGGCTGCAGTCCGCAGTTCCGTGCTGATCTGCACCGGCGGCCTGGGGCCCACCCCCGATGATCTGACCACCGAAGCGCTCGCGGCCGCCTTCGGCGCCGAACTCCAGGAACGTGCTGGGGTGTGGGCCGACATCCAGGCCAAGCTCTCAGGCCGGGGTCGGCCGATGGCCGCCAGCAACCGCAAGCAGGCGTGGCTGCCGGTGGGGGCCGAGCTCCTGGCCAACCCCACCGGCACGGCGCCGGGGATGATCTGGAGCCCCCAGCCTGGTTTCACGCTGATCAGCTTCCCGGGGGTGCCCAGTGAGCTCCGCGCCATGTGGGAGCAGACCGCCCGGCCCTGGTTGAAGGAGCACGCGCTGGATCTGGGCGGTAGCGGCGGGGTCTACGCCAGCCGCATGCTGCGTTTCGCCGGAATCGGCGAATCCAACCTGGCGGAGCAGGTGGCCGATCTGCTGGAGGGGGAGAACCCCACCCTGGCGCCCTATGCCGGCCTGGGGGACGTGAAGCTGCGCCTCACCGCCCGGGCCGAGTCGGAGCAGGCGGCGGCGGCTCTGCTGGCACCGCTGGAGGCCGAGCTGCGCCAGCGCACCGGCCTGCATTGCTACGGCAGCGGCGACGACAGCCTGGCCTCGGTGGTGCTCCAGCTGCTGCGGGCGCGGGGCGAGACCCTGGCGGTGGCCGAATCCTGCACCGGGGGAGGGATCGGGGCGGCCCTGGCGGCGGTGAGCGGGGCCTCCGATGTGTTTCTGGGGGGTGTGATCGCCTATGCCAATGCGGTCAAACAGCGGCTGCTCGGGGTGAGCGCCGAGTTGCTGGAGGCCCATGGGGCGGTGAGTGATCCGGTGGCGCTCGCCATGGCCGAGGGGGCCCGGCGGCTCACCGGCAGCACCTGGGCGATCGCCGTCACCGGCATCGCCGGCCCGGGGGGTGGCAGTGACATCAAGCCCGTGGGGCTGGTGCACCTGGCGGTGGCCGGCCCCGGTGGCAGCACCAGCGAAGGCGTGCGTTTCGGTGACCGCCGCGGCCGCGCCGGCATCCAGACGCTCACGGTGGTGGAGGCACTGAACCGAATGCGGTTGCGCTTACTTACGGAAAAGCCGGAGAAGGCCTGA
- a CDS encoding cytochrome-c oxidase has product MLVIEVTNARDVVRQRIGRLGSRLIGKVVDAEAQVERALIQELETAFRDFGIEARIFSVDGPQMMGRSHLEIPVQVREERVVRLADGNS; this is encoded by the coding sequence GTGCTGGTGATCGAGGTGACCAACGCCCGCGACGTGGTCCGCCAGCGCATTGGCCGCCTGGGCAGCCGCCTGATCGGCAAGGTGGTGGACGCGGAGGCCCAGGTGGAGCGGGCCCTGATCCAGGAGCTCGAAACGGCCTTTCGCGACTTCGGCATCGAAGCCCGCATCTTCTCGGTAGATGGCCCCCAGATGATGGGCCGCAGTCACCTGGAGATCCCGGTTCAGGTGCGCGAGGAACGCGTGGTGCGCCTGGCCGACGGCAACTCCTAG
- a CDS encoding 4-hydroxy-3-methylbut-2-enyl diphosphate reductase has product MDTRAFKRSLHHSERYNRRGFGRAEEVAGSLEQAYQSDLIASLRDNGYQLQHGRLSVRLAEAFGFCWGVERAVAMAYETRRHYPSERIWITNEIIHNPSVNDHLREMNVQFIAVEEGVKDFSEVGTGDVVILPAFGATVQEMQLLNERGCHIVDTTCPWVSKVWNTVEKHKKHAFTSVIHGKVKHEETLATSSFAGTYLVVLDLTEARMVCDYIRGHGDRSAFMARFANACSPGFDPDRDLARVGVANQTTMLKSETEEIGRMFERTMLEHYGPTALNDHFLAFNTICDATQERQDAIFALVDEPLDLIVVIGGYNSSNTTHLQEIAVSRGIRSFHIDTPERIGPGNRIEHKPLGGELETVEPFLPAGPLRVGITSGASTPDRVVEDVIRQLMALSET; this is encoded by the coding sequence GTGGATACCCGTGCTTTCAAGCGCTCGCTTCACCATTCAGAGCGCTACAACCGCCGGGGATTCGGTCGGGCCGAGGAGGTGGCGGGCAGCCTGGAGCAGGCCTACCAGAGCGATCTGATCGCCAGCCTCCGGGACAACGGTTATCAGCTTCAGCACGGTCGCCTGAGCGTCCGCCTGGCCGAGGCCTTCGGCTTCTGCTGGGGGGTGGAGCGGGCCGTGGCGATGGCCTATGAAACCCGCCGCCACTACCCCAGCGAGCGGATCTGGATCACCAACGAGATCATCCACAACCCCTCGGTGAACGATCACCTGCGCGAGATGAACGTGCAGTTCATCGCCGTGGAGGAAGGGGTCAAGGATTTCTCCGAGGTGGGCACCGGCGATGTGGTGATCCTGCCGGCCTTCGGGGCCACGGTGCAGGAGATGCAGCTCCTCAATGAGCGCGGCTGCCACATCGTCGACACCACCTGCCCCTGGGTTTCCAAGGTGTGGAACACCGTGGAGAAGCACAAGAAACACGCCTTCACGTCGGTCATTCACGGCAAGGTCAAGCACGAGGAAACGCTCGCCACCAGCTCCTTCGCCGGCACCTACCTGGTGGTGCTCGACCTGACCGAAGCCCGCATGGTCTGCGACTACATCCGCGGCCACGGCGACCGCTCCGCTTTCATGGCCCGTTTCGCCAATGCCTGCTCCCCCGGCTTCGACCCTGACCGCGACCTGGCGCGGGTGGGGGTGGCCAACCAGACCACCATGCTCAAGAGCGAAACCGAGGAGATCGGTCGAATGTTCGAGCGCACGATGCTTGAGCACTACGGCCCGACCGCGCTCAACGACCACTTCCTGGCCTTCAACACCATCTGCGATGCCACCCAGGAACGTCAGGACGCGATCTTCGCCCTGGTGGACGAACCGCTGGATCTGATCGTGGTCATCGGTGGCTACAACTCTTCCAACACCACCCATCTGCAGGAAATCGCCGTCAGCCGCGGCATCCGCTCCTTCCACATCGACACCCCCGAGCGCATCGGTCCGGGGAACCGCATCGAGCACAAGCCCCTGGGGGGCGAACTGGAAACCGTCGAGCCCTTCCTTCCCGCTGGCCCCCTGCGGGTCGGCATCACCTCCGGCGCCTCCACCCCTGACCGGGTGGTGGAGGATGTGATCCGCCAGCTGATGGCCCTCAGCGAAACCTGA
- a CDS encoding 3-isopropylmalate dehydratase small subunit yields the protein MSVSMSFPVGPIERIESRALVLSGDDIDTDRIIPARFLKSVTFEGLGEQVFADDRLELKGAHPFDRPEHAGARILVANRNFGCGSSREHAPQALMRWGIRAIVAESYAEIFFGNCLALGIPCFTSPHGQVLSLQAAITADPAQRFALDVRAGRIQAIGGDGETAASWDLALAGGARQMLLSGQWDATSQLLAHDVELRATAARLPYLNGFAAA from the coding sequence ATGAGCGTTTCCATGAGCTTTCCCGTTGGCCCGATCGAGCGCATCGAAAGCCGGGCCTTGGTGCTTTCCGGCGATGACATCGACACCGACCGGATCATCCCGGCCCGATTCCTGAAATCCGTCACCTTCGAGGGTCTCGGCGAGCAGGTGTTCGCCGACGACCGGCTCGAGCTCAAGGGGGCCCATCCCTTCGATCGCCCCGAACACGCGGGGGCGCGGATCCTCGTGGCCAACCGCAACTTCGGCTGCGGCTCCAGTCGCGAGCACGCCCCCCAGGCGCTGATGCGCTGGGGGATCCGGGCGATCGTGGCCGAGAGCTACGCCGAGATCTTCTTCGGCAACTGCCTGGCCCTGGGCATTCCCTGTTTCACCTCTCCCCACGGGCAGGTGTTGAGCCTCCAGGCGGCGATCACCGCTGATCCCGCCCAGCGCTTCGCCCTCGACGTGCGTGCCGGACGGATTCAGGCCATTGGCGGCGATGGCGAGACAGCGGCCTCCTGGGATCTTGCGCTGGCGGGCGGGGCCCGGCAGATGCTGCTCAGCGGCCAGTGGGATGCCACCTCACAGCTGCTGGCCCACGACGTCGAGCTGCGTGCCACTGCCGCCCGTCTGCCTTACCTGAACGGCTTCGCCGCCGCCTGA
- a CDS encoding DUF3181 family protein → MALNADQLRDLRNALADRIYVQVASWHLYLGDAGLADELAGECAARLELGPVICARQALEAVQVSIGGGSGRLPLSRLVPAGQLQDLEDVLQDFGP, encoded by the coding sequence ATGGCACTCAACGCCGACCAGCTCCGCGACCTGCGCAACGCCCTGGCCGATCGGATCTACGTCCAGGTGGCCAGCTGGCATCTCTACCTGGGGGATGCGGGCCTGGCGGATGAACTGGCGGGTGAATGCGCGGCCCGGCTGGAGCTCGGGCCTGTGATTTGCGCCCGCCAGGCGCTCGAAGCCGTGCAGGTGTCGATCGGCGGCGGCAGCGGCCGCCTGCCCCTCTCCAGACTGGTTCCAGCTGGGCAACTGCAGGATCTCGAAGACGTCCTTCAGGACTTCGGACCTTGA